In Methanothermobacter sp. K4, one genomic interval encodes:
- a CDS encoding SPFH domain-containing protein: protein MLLELIIVLVLLVLAFKSLKILRPYEKGVVERLGKYQRTVESGLVVIIPFIEAIKKVDMREQVVDVPPQEVITKDNTVVVVDCVIFYEVVDPFNAVYNVVDFYQAITKLAQTNLRNIIGDLELDQTLTSREMINTQLREVLDEATDKWGTRVVRVEIQRIEPPGDIVEAMSKQMKAERMKRAAILEAEGYKQSEIKRAEGDKQAAILEAEGKAEAIKKVADANKYQEIAIAEGQAKAILSVFRAMHEGDPTNDIIALKYLEALEKVADGRATKILLPVEATGILGSIAGISEMLSDTSRGSEKTSKKSEPSEAEKKPLSQEFPEKQ from the coding sequence ATGCTGCTTGAACTAATAATTGTACTTGTACTCCTTGTACTGGCATTCAAGAGCCTGAAAATACTCAGACCCTACGAGAAGGGTGTTGTTGAAAGACTCGGTAAATATCAGAGGACAGTGGAAAGCGGCCTCGTGGTCATAATCCCCTTCATAGAAGCCATAAAGAAGGTTGACATGAGGGAGCAGGTGGTTGATGTACCACCACAGGAGGTTATAACCAAGGACAACACAGTCGTTGTTGTGGACTGTGTCATATTCTATGAGGTGGTTGACCCCTTCAATGCAGTCTACAACGTGGTTGACTTCTACCAGGCAATAACCAAACTGGCCCAGACGAACCTGAGGAACATAATAGGGGACCTTGAACTGGACCAGACCCTCACATCAAGGGAGATGATAAACACCCAGCTCCGTGAGGTCCTCGATGAGGCCACAGACAAGTGGGGTACAAGGGTTGTGCGTGTTGAGATACAGCGCATAGAACCACCAGGGGACATAGTTGAGGCCATGTCAAAGCAGATGAAGGCCGAACGTATGAAGAGGGCAGCCATCCTCGAGGCAGAGGGTTACAAGCAGTCAGAGATAAAGAGGGCTGAGGGTGATAAACAGGCGGCCATCCTCGAGGCAGAGGGTAAGGCTGAGGCCATAAAGAAGGTTGCAGACGCCAACAAGTACCAGGAGATAGCCATAGCAGAGGGTCAGGCCAAGGCCATACTCTCGGTTTTCAGGGCAATGCATGAGGGGGACCCGACGAATGACATAATAGCACTCAAGTACCTTGAGGCCCTTGAGAAGGTTGCCGATGGAAGGGCAACAAAGATACTCCTCCCTGTGGAGGCCACAGGCATCCTGGGTTCAATTGCAGGGATCTCAGAGATGCTTTCTGACACCTCCAGAGGATCTGAAAAAACATCAAAAAAATCTGAACCATCAGAAGCAGAGAAAAAACCCTTATCTCAGGAATTTCCGGAAAAACAGTGA
- a CDS encoding carboxymuconolactone decarboxylase family protein, translated as MKEDVFYGKGMVHVKEDYPDIYEAVVKLNEAAYTGKVLDYKTQKLIALGITAANSDDRAVKKQIQSAINEFGVTRDEIVDVLRVVLLTSGNPPFVKAMRILYEVLGD; from the coding sequence ATGAAAGAGGATGTTTTCTATGGAAAGGGCATGGTCCATGTGAAGGAGGACTATCCTGACATCTACGAGGCAGTTGTTAAACTCAACGAGGCCGCCTATACAGGAAAGGTTCTTGACTACAAGACACAGAAACTCATAGCCCTCGGGATAACAGCTGCAAACTCAGATGACCGTGCAGTTAAAAAGCAGATACAGAGTGCCATAAATGAATTTGGTGTTACAAGGGATGAAATTGTTGACGTTCTCCGTGTTGTTCTCCTCACATCTGGTAATCCACCCTTTGTGAAGGCAATGAGGATACTTTATGAGGTCCTTGGGGACTGA
- a CDS encoding NosD domain-containing protein translates to MTIQEAIDDSEAQDTIVVDAGTYEENIVINRENLTLKANGTVIIDGWRDREPVINIIANRSKINGFTLINGTHGICSSAGWCNLTKNIIRHNDIAIWLMDSDNSVIQENEITDNTGGIVLISSNRNIISRNNISSEGSGISLESSAENTISSNIIRNCLNGIAAGFSPSNVIRENRIEDITENAIYLLTSLNSILRGNSITNSSRAIKIGGGDNSVGHFIQNIDTSNTIEGKPVYYLTGISNRVYNGIPMGYLALVGCRNVTIKNVALSKCGNGIILANTNSSRIENCNISDDDYGIFLLQSSKNTIQSNRMQMARYDGVSIHYSGNNTISGNKISCSGSRGIYVTGSFNTIYANLLLNNSVGLSIPSYSGGNRIYGNSFIDNGIQAENEGGSTNVFNLTRPTGGNYWSDYTGKDENGDKFGDTPYMFSGGRDSLPLIGDPLQKLKVVSMDPPNGSMSVSRTKSLVITFSSIIVVGSEYSSITVRRSTGTLKSIIKSISGSRLIITPVGGWDPGVKFTVRIPRNSIENIAGTTLELDFTSNFTSAIAVTAIDPRSGATGVLRTRAIVIIFSNSILAGPNYRSITVRTSTGRLKSISKRIIGNRLIITPVGSWSARTRYIITVPRTAVKTGAGNMMSADFKSAFTTR, encoded by the coding sequence ATGACCATCCAGGAGGCTATAGACGATAGTGAAGCCCAGGATACTATAGTGGTGGACGCTGGAACTTACGAAGAAAACATAGTGATAAACAGAGAAAATTTAACTCTGAAAGCAAATGGAACAGTAATAATAGATGGATGGCGTGACAGAGAACCTGTAATAAATATAATTGCCAACAGATCGAAAATAAATGGATTTACACTGATCAATGGTACTCATGGAATATGTTCATCTGCTGGCTGGTGTAACCTGACAAAAAACATCATAAGACATAACGATATAGCAATCTGGTTAATGGATTCAGATAACAGCGTGATCCAGGAAAATGAAATAACTGATAATACTGGGGGAATAGTCCTAATATCCTCAAACAGGAACATTATATCCAGAAATAATATAAGCAGCGAGGGATCTGGAATTTCTCTTGAATCCTCAGCTGAAAACACAATTTCCAGCAACATTATAAGAAACTGTCTCAATGGAATCGCGGCCGGGTTCTCACCTTCGAATGTAATCAGAGAAAACAGAATAGAGGACATAACAGAGAATGCTATTTACCTTCTGACCTCCCTCAACAGTATCTTAAGGGGCAACTCCATCACTAACTCATCTAGAGCCATTAAAATTGGGGGAGGGGACAACTCAGTTGGCCATTTTATCCAGAACATAGATACCTCAAATACCATTGAGGGTAAACCCGTCTATTATCTCACTGGAATCTCCAACAGGGTTTACAATGGAATCCCAATGGGCTACCTTGCACTTGTGGGCTGCAGGAATGTAACAATAAAAAATGTTGCCCTCTCAAAATGTGGTAACGGAATAATACTTGCAAATACAAACAGTTCAAGGATCGAGAACTGCAACATAAGCGATGATGACTATGGTATCTTCCTGCTGCAGTCCAGTAAAAACACCATTCAGAGTAACAGGATGCAAATGGCCAGGTATGATGGTGTTTCTATACACTATTCAGGTAACAACACCATTTCAGGAAATAAAATAAGCTGTAGCGGCAGTAGGGGCATATACGTCACCGGTTCATTCAATACAATCTACGCTAATCTTTTATTGAACAATTCTGTGGGATTATCTATACCATCCTACAGTGGGGGTAACAGGATCTATGGAAACAGCTTCATAGACAATGGTATTCAGGCGGAAAATGAAGGTGGTTCAACCAATGTTTTCAATCTAACGCGGCCCACTGGAGGTAACTACTGGAGCGACTACACCGGGAAGGATGAAAATGGGGATAAATTCGGGGACACACCCTATATGTTTAGCGGTGGACGGGACAGCCTTCCCCTTATTGGAGATCCTCTGCAGAAACTTAAAGTGGTATCCATGGATCCCCCAAATGGTTCCATGAGTGTTTCAAGGACCAAAAGCCTTGTAATAACCTTCAGCTCCATTATCGTGGTGGGAAGTGAGTACTCCAGCATAACAGTGCGAAGATCTACAGGTACTCTAAAATCAATCATCAAAAGTATAAGCGGCAGCAGACTCATCATAACACCCGTTGGAGGCTGGGATCCCGGTGTTAAGTTCACAGTCCGAATACCCAGGAATTCCATAGAAAATATTGCAGGGACCACACTGGAACTGGACTTCACATCAAATTTCACATCTGCAATTGCAGTAACAGCCATTGATCCCAGAAGTGGTGCAACAGGTGTTTTAAGGACGAGGGCAATTGTCATAATATTCAGTAACAGCATACTTGCCGGTCCCAACTACAGATCAATAACTGTAAGAACATCCACCGGTCGGCTGAAATCCATCAGTAAGAGAATAATCGGTAACAGGCTCATCATAACACCCGTGGGGAGCTGGAGTGCCCGTACAAGGTATATCATCACTGTTCCAAGGACTGCAGTTAAGACCGGCGCCGGTAACATGATGTCAGCAGATTTCAAATCAGCATTCACAACAAGATAA
- a CDS encoding NfeD family protein, producing the protein MGPESWVIIAAICLIGEMLTAGFFLLWFAFGALTAAALGYLGFDTTVQFVTFVVVSVILLAVSRPFAARITGEPTKKAVADRLIGKEGVVIEAITSQSSGLVRIDGETWRARSDADLEEGVLVKVKEIEGVKLVVEKMEE; encoded by the coding sequence ATGGGACCTGAGTCATGGGTGATAATAGCTGCTATATGCCTCATAGGTGAAATGCTGACAGCAGGATTCTTTCTTCTCTGGTTCGCCTTCGGGGCACTGACAGCAGCGGCACTTGGATACCTTGGATTCGATACAACGGTACAGTTTGTTACATTCGTTGTTGTTTCAGTCATCCTCCTCGCTGTTTCAAGGCCATTCGCCGCACGCATAACAGGAGAGCCAACAAAAAAGGCTGTTGCAGATAGACTCATAGGAAAAGAGGGTGTTGTGATAGAAGCAATCACATCCCAGAGCTCTGGTCTTGTCAGGATAGACGGCGAAACATGGAGGGCAAGGTCAGACGCGGATCTTGAAGAGGGTGTTCTGGTGAAGGTGAAGGAAATTGAGGGAGTTAAACTTGTGGTTGAAAAAATGGAGGAATGA